The segment TTCCTGCTATGGACATTGGAAGCTCTAGCTCTCTATTTAATGATCAGTCAGCTAAACAAGCATATAGAACAATCATTGACATTAGTCAAATTGAAAAATTGCTTTCACCTCTTCTGTGTCCTTATTGTAATGCTGATggtctaactttgcattcagaTGACAACAGTCGTTTCGGACTTGTATTAAAACTGAAACTTTACTGCGATAATTGTGGCACTGTGGTGAATGATGTTTTTACATCTGAACGCTCACTCAATGATAAAAAATTTTCCATCAACACATCTGCCGTTGTTGCCTCCTCATTGTGTGGACTAGGACCATTAACGTTCAACAATTTTTGTGAACATTTAGACCTACCGGGTCTATCAGCCAAAAATTTCTACAACAGGACAAAGTCTATTTATAAGGATGCTGAAGATGTTCGTCAGGCTTTGCGTAGTAAAACTATTCGACTTGTAAGAAAGGAACATGCAAAAAATAGCAATTCAGCTCTAAGTGATGATGACATTTTGGACATTGCCGTTTCATTTGATGGTACTTGGATGACCAGAGGACACAAATCAATGATAGGTGTTAGCTGTGTCATAGATGTATTGACAGGCTATGTCATTGATTTTGAAGTACTATCTAGCTTTTGCCAAACTTGTAGCACAACTGGTACTAGACTAAAAGCACAATCTCCTGCACTCTACAAAGAATGGTTTGAATCTCACAAACCTGATTGTGATATCAACTATACAGGTgagatatttttctattgttttaaaacctTTTACAGTAATTAAAATCTAGATTCATTTTTATACtgacatgtttttatttaaattatttaaaaacagcaTACAAAACAGTTTATTGTCTTTCcgttaactttttgttttatatttttcaggATCGTCTGGAATGATGGAAACACATGCAGCCGAGATCTTGTGGAGGAGATCCATTGAGAAGTTCAAATTGCGCTACACCACTATGTTGTCAGATGGTGATTCTAAAGCCTTTAATAAAGTCTGTGAAATAAAACCCTATGGAGATGTACCTATAACAAAAGAAGAGTGTGTCAACCATGTGGGGAAAAGGATGGGCACTGCACTCCGTAATTTGGTTACAGATTGTAGCAAGAAAGGAATTTCACTTGGAGGTAATGGTGTAGGAAAACTTacacaacaaacaataaaaaaactgtCCAAGTATTACACCAGAGCGATACGGAAACACAATGATGCTAAGCAAATGAGAAATGCTATACTTGCGAGCATGTATCACAATTTTTCGACTGATAAGAGGCCGATGCATCATCTGTGTCCTTCAGGTGCAGATTCTTGGTGTTTTTATAAGTCTTGTGAGGCAAAAAATGTAAAGCCTGGTAAACACAGTCTCCATATACATACGCCTCTCAATTATGACTTACTAGCAGAACATCTGAAACCTATATACAAAAGATTGTCAGAGCCTCAACTTCTACAACGATGTTTGCTTGGCTCAACTCAAAATGCTAATGAGTCttttcattcatgtatttgGAATATTTGCAGCAAATCAAGATTTTCTTCActaaaaaaagttaacttttcTGTTTTAGCTGCAGTAGGACAATTCAATTTTGGCTTTTCTTTTGGtagtgaaataaaaagttttttcgACTGCCAGGTAAGCAAAAGCAGCCAGCGACTTGGATTATTGAGACTTAAGAAACGCTTGAAAAATGCAgcttataaaaaacaacaagttgtAAAAAGAAGACTGTTATTAAGAAAGGAGGCTAAGGCACGTAAAGAATTGCAGTTTATTGAAGCTGAAGGAGTTTCATATTCATctggacatttttaaattttttatgtaaGTTCtcaatttttgcttttttttctcatttctgttttttcttAATTAGTCTTCTTAAAAGTCTTATAATTTAAGAACTAGTTGGTTTAATGATGTGAAATTTTGAATAACACTAGTTTACATGCTGTTCTTTAACTTACAAGTGTTATATATTCAAATATAGTTAGTTAACTTAGTTTTACaaacatcattttatttaaaatcagtttttctcaaaatgGCCGTTTTCCAA is part of the Biomphalaria glabrata chromosome 2, xgBioGlab47.1, whole genome shotgun sequence genome and harbors:
- the LOC129924445 gene encoding uncharacterized protein LOC129924445, translated to MGRLKKRSKQLLEARKIAKMKNTVRKDHELDLDKVTPAPSTPTNSSVLLSMQTSSKKKTVDIPAMDIGSSSSLFNDQSAKQAYRTIIDISQIEKLLSPLLCPYCNADGLTLHSDDNSRFGLVLKLKLYCDNCGTVVNDVFTSERSLNDKKFSINTSAVVASSLCGLGPLTFNNFCEHLDLPGLSAKNFYNRTKSIYKDAEDVRQALRSKTIRLVRKEHAKNSNSALSDDDILDIAVSFDGTWMTRGHKSMIGVSCVIDVLTGYVIDFEVLSSFCQTCSTTGTRLKAQSPALYKEWFESHKPDCDINYTGSSGMMETHAAEILWRRSIEKFKLRYTTMLSDGDSKAFNKVCEIKPYGDVPITKEECVNHVGKRMGTALRNLVTDCSKKGISLGGNGVGKLTQQTIKKLSKYYTRAIRKHNDAKQMRNAILASMYHNFSTDKRPMHHLCPSGADSWCFYKSCEAKNVKPGKHSLHIHTPLNYDLLAEHLKPIYKRLSEPQLLQRCLLGSTQNANESFHSCIWNICSKSRFSSLKKVNFSVLAAVGQFNFGFSFGSEIKSFFDCQVSKSSQRLGLLRLKKRLKNAAYKKQQVVKRRLLLRKEAKARKELQFIEAEGVSYSSGHF